Proteins encoded within one genomic window of Dyadobacter chenhuakuii:
- a CDS encoding WcaI family glycosyltransferase, whose translation MRILIYGINYAPELTGIGKYTGEMASWLADKKHNVSVITAVPYYPEWNIHDNYKNTFWKKETIKGVEVYRCPLYVPKKITSLTRIIHEFSFLISSLPIWLKLLFAKKYDIVICVSPPFHLGFMALIYSKLKNSKLVIHVQDLQIDAAKELGMIRNPWLLKVMFQLESFLLKSCSAISTISPGMRRKILLKGFPSSKIMLFANWVDEKVVHPVSKENSLRKQFGIELDDKVILYSGNLGEKQGLELIIETAALYKNRSDIKFLIVGSGGGKLKLETMVAELNVTNVSFLPLQPIEQLSALLATADLHLVLQKKSASDLVMPSKLTGILAAGGCAIVTAFPNTSLYDTVKRNNLGILIEPESVAALKNGIDLALTSDLTIYRTNARRYAEDVLTKDKILQSFEDKLIHLIQTSHVLSQVQTERA comes from the coding sequence ATGCGAATTTTAATATACGGCATTAACTACGCTCCGGAGTTAACAGGAATCGGTAAATATACTGGTGAGATGGCGTCATGGCTGGCTGATAAAAAGCATAACGTTTCAGTCATTACAGCTGTGCCTTATTACCCTGAATGGAATATTCACGATAATTATAAAAATACTTTTTGGAAGAAAGAAACAATTAAAGGCGTCGAGGTCTATCGCTGTCCACTTTATGTACCTAAAAAGATTACGTCCCTAACCAGGATTATTCATGAATTTTCGTTCTTGATCAGCAGCTTACCGATATGGCTTAAACTCCTATTTGCGAAAAAATATGACATTGTCATTTGTGTTTCTCCCCCATTCCATCTGGGTTTTATGGCTTTGATCTATTCAAAACTTAAAAATTCAAAACTAGTTATTCATGTTCAGGATTTACAGATAGATGCTGCGAAGGAACTTGGAATGATTCGAAATCCATGGCTTTTAAAAGTTATGTTCCAACTTGAATCGTTTCTTTTAAAAAGCTGTTCCGCCATATCAACCATTAGCCCCGGAATGCGGAGGAAGATTTTATTGAAGGGATTCCCGTCTTCAAAAATAATGCTTTTCGCGAATTGGGTCGATGAGAAAGTAGTACATCCGGTTTCAAAGGAGAATTCACTTCGCAAACAATTCGGGATCGAATTGGACGATAAAGTAATTCTTTATTCAGGAAATTTGGGAGAAAAACAGGGGTTGGAACTTATTATAGAGACGGCCGCCCTATATAAAAACAGGAGCGACATCAAGTTCTTGATAGTGGGTTCAGGTGGAGGAAAATTAAAACTAGAAACAATGGTTGCGGAGTTGAATGTAACCAATGTAAGTTTTCTTCCACTGCAGCCAATTGAACAACTGTCTGCGCTTCTCGCTACAGCAGATCTTCATCTTGTATTACAAAAGAAGTCTGCCTCAGACCTAGTAATGCCTAGCAAGCTAACAGGGATTCTTGCAGCAGGTGGGTGCGCTATTGTCACAGCATTTCCAAATACGTCACTTTATGATACGGTAAAACGTAACAATCTGGGAATATTGATAGAACCTGAGTCTGTAGCCGCTTTAAAAAATGGAATTGACCTGGCTTTGACGTCAGACCTTACCATATACAGGACCAACGCGCGAAGATATGCAGAGGACGTGCTAACGAAAGATAAAATTCTTCAATCTTTCGAGGATAAATTGATTCACCTTATACAAACATCACATGTATTATCCCAAGTTCAGACGGAGAGAGCATAA
- a CDS encoding NAD-dependent epimerase/dehydratase family protein yields the protein MAKYLITGGSGFIGTHVVQALIAANNDVLNLDSFSPKNPAHIAFWKNVDIRDRSALINAITSFQPQYVIHLAARTDLNGETLSDYSTNSDGVTNLLDALDQVADLQRVIFASSMYVCKPGYSPKSDSDYLPHTVYGESKVLTEKIIKARNPAYTWLIIRPTSIWGPYFGEPYNLFFKIVLSRKYFHLGAKACKKTYGFVTNAVFQITTLVDAPSDAVNSKVFYIGDYEPYDITQWADEIADIANIKIRTVPFFLFRSAAIFGDILKAIGIKFPMTSFRLRNMTTDNIHDLRPIQLLAPVLPVRRVDGSKETIEWLNKEEKGISA from the coding sequence ATGGCCAAATATCTGATTACCGGCGGGTCTGGTTTCATTGGGACTCATGTAGTTCAAGCTTTGATAGCAGCAAATAACGACGTTTTAAACCTTGATAGTTTCAGCCCAAAAAATCCCGCCCATATTGCCTTTTGGAAAAATGTGGACATTCGTGATAGATCGGCGCTTATAAATGCTATAACCAGCTTTCAACCGCAGTATGTGATTCATTTAGCTGCCAGAACTGACCTCAATGGTGAGACTTTGAGCGACTATAGTACAAACTCAGACGGTGTAACCAATTTACTAGACGCACTGGATCAAGTTGCTGATCTGCAAAGGGTAATATTTGCGTCTTCCATGTATGTATGTAAACCAGGTTACAGCCCTAAAAGTGATTCCGATTACTTGCCACATACTGTCTATGGCGAGAGCAAAGTTTTAACGGAGAAAATTATAAAGGCTAGAAATCCTGCCTATACTTGGTTAATTATACGGCCAACATCCATTTGGGGGCCTTATTTTGGAGAGCCGTATAACCTATTTTTTAAAATAGTTCTATCTCGAAAATACTTCCACCTTGGCGCTAAGGCATGCAAGAAGACTTATGGTTTTGTGACAAACGCTGTATTTCAAATTACAACATTAGTCGATGCTCCTAGCGACGCAGTAAACTCAAAGGTGTTTTATATTGGCGATTACGAGCCTTATGACATTACCCAATGGGCTGATGAAATAGCTGATATAGCAAACATAAAAATCAGGACCGTGCCTTTTTTCCTATTCAGGTCAGCAGCAATATTTGGAGACATATTGAAAGCCATTGGTATTAAGTTTCCTATGACCTCCTTCAGGCTACGAAATATGACAACAGACAATATCCATGATTTAAGACCTATACAACTATTAGCCCCAGTACTTCCCGTAAGGCGCGTAGATGGTAGCAAAGAAACGATTGAGTGGCTGAACAAGGAAGAAAAAGGGATATCTGCCTGA
- a CDS encoding WcaF family extracellular polysaccharide biosynthesis acetyltransferase: MSYQDLSKFSVPAHFRGRSKIVVQLWWMIQSSAFSWSPQVLYGWRRFLLRCFGAKIGKNVLIRSTVKVTYPWNLSVGDNTWIGDDTVLYNLGKISIGQNVAIAHKVYLNTGGHDYKVESFPIFSEEVIIEDECWITNDVYVAPGVRIGRGCVLGARSTVLQNMPSGKVCVGTPARPIKDRI; encoded by the coding sequence ATGAGTTATCAGGATTTAAGCAAGTTTTCTGTCCCAGCCCATTTTCGTGGGAGGTCTAAAATAGTTGTTCAGCTTTGGTGGATGATACAATCATCTGCCTTCTCCTGGTCTCCCCAGGTCTTATATGGGTGGAGAAGGTTTCTCCTAAGATGTTTTGGAGCCAAGATTGGCAAAAACGTCTTAATCAGATCAACAGTTAAAGTAACATATCCATGGAATCTGTCGGTAGGCGACAATACATGGATTGGTGATGATACTGTGCTTTACAATTTAGGTAAAATCAGTATAGGCCAAAATGTAGCGATTGCACATAAAGTGTATTTAAACACAGGAGGGCATGATTACAAAGTTGAGTCGTTTCCCATATTTAGTGAAGAGGTGATAATAGAGGACGAGTGCTGGATCACTAACGACGTATACGTTGCTCCCGGCGTTAGAATTGGTAGAGGCTGTGTGTTGGGAGCAAGAAGTACCGTATTGCAAAACATGCCATCGGGGAAAGTTTGTGTCGGTACACCGGCCAGACCTATTAAAGACAGGATTTAA
- a CDS encoding glycosyltransferase — MIVLVAPYTGYNKSGDVHLGASKKIRFVISVLSKLSNDIILINSAHNAQEKNALVKRKIVIDGVSLTEILPPTIQRRAVGKLLNLVNINEVVEQLGIEEQKGKAPELFWFYNAYAFEMLFANKVSKKYKAPLILEFEDWHFSRNRGGSLKPWIDYLFWRISIGKFEKVYAINANVRNIVRPLCSNVSLLPGVVPKSLAIIAQNNAPFAKSGGALKIGYFGGLSKEKGADIVLALPDMLSSNFVLHVTGSGSLSTLFTEQSHKTPDKLVYHGMVDDKELMEIIADCDIILNPHTPIAEFKDGLFPFKVIESIASGRMLISTELSFTGFEELAKGTLFVDHSVSAFAKAITEARSWFEKNKTDIEESSSKAIAMFGEESIVGYLKQLIETKTGHIA, encoded by the coding sequence ATGATTGTTCTAGTTGCACCATATACGGGATATAATAAATCGGGCGATGTTCATTTGGGCGCGTCGAAGAAAATTCGCTTTGTAATTTCCGTCTTGTCTAAACTTTCAAATGACATAATCCTAATCAATTCCGCTCACAACGCTCAGGAAAAAAATGCGTTAGTAAAGCGAAAAATTGTAATTGACGGAGTATCACTTACTGAAATATTGCCCCCAACAATACAGCGCAGAGCGGTTGGAAAACTACTAAATCTAGTTAATATAAATGAAGTTGTAGAACAACTTGGAATTGAGGAGCAAAAGGGAAAAGCACCAGAGTTATTTTGGTTCTATAATGCGTACGCATTCGAGATGTTGTTTGCCAATAAAGTCTCAAAAAAATACAAAGCCCCATTAATACTTGAATTCGAAGATTGGCATTTTTCTCGCAATCGTGGCGGTAGTCTTAAGCCATGGATCGATTATCTTTTTTGGCGCATAAGTATCGGCAAGTTTGAAAAGGTTTATGCAATTAATGCTAACGTCAGGAACATTGTCAGACCGCTCTGCTCTAACGTATCACTGTTGCCAGGAGTCGTTCCAAAAAGCTTAGCCATTATCGCACAGAATAATGCGCCTTTTGCCAAGAGCGGAGGAGCTTTGAAGATTGGATACTTTGGAGGTTTGAGTAAAGAAAAAGGTGCGGATATTGTCCTGGCACTTCCTGATATGCTGTCGTCCAACTTTGTATTGCATGTAACTGGATCCGGGTCTCTGTCTACATTATTCACAGAACAAAGCCATAAGACTCCTGACAAATTGGTTTATCATGGCATGGTTGACGATAAAGAATTAATGGAAATCATCGCTGACTGTGACATCATTTTGAATCCTCATACCCCCATTGCAGAGTTTAAGGACGGCCTGTTTCCGTTCAAAGTGATCGAGTCTATTGCTAGTGGGCGAATGCTCATATCTACCGAATTGTCTTTCACCGGTTTTGAAGAGTTGGCCAAGGGCACATTGTTTGTTGATCATTCAGTAAGCGCATTTGCAAAAGCTATAACTGAAGCCAGGTCCTGGTTTGAAAAGAATAAAACTGACATCGAGGAATCTTCATCGAAAGCAATCGCAATGTTCGGAGAAGAATCGATAGTTGGCTATTTAAAACAACTTATCGAAACCAAAACTGGGCATATTGCTTGA
- a CDS encoding capsule assembly Wzi family protein yields the protein MSTFGFLHGQAELTSVDSTRKNIQYSLRGGVTAATATQTPFWLRSNQFGVVPEKNPNVFLSGSIMSDYTKKNWDWGYGIDTWINLGASSSVIVPQAYIKAKYKRFEILGGREKQIIGIVGDSSLTSGSYIQSGNSIPIPMIQIGFTNYVPLLKGLVAFKGFINHGWFDANAVVRNHYSHQKAFYLRFGKDKWPVAISGGFNHNVQWGGTVITSNRWTVGKKNPQDWIDYWYVFTGKSIPTFGYVDPTKYDLIDRGNRVGNHLGSIDVALEIRSADWNLMFYRQSFYDDGSLYQKANIRDGLNGVTLKLRKPSSSKIYLRSLLFEYLYTVSQGGNSFDLDGGPRGRDNYLNHTQFEGWVYQENTIGTPFITPKIATRQDLPQPSVYFFSNNNRVKVFHAGIAGQVNQVSVVAKVSYSKNLGIYDRPFPEGINQTSAMLDLNFPLRLGTMRNLNGKIVLASDIGKLYKNSTGVSISVIKRGFL from the coding sequence ATGTCGACGTTTGGATTTTTGCATGGACAGGCAGAGTTAACGTCGGTTGATTCAACCAGGAAAAACATCCAATACAGTTTAAGAGGAGGTGTTACAGCTGCTACTGCCACACAGACCCCATTTTGGCTGCGTTCGAACCAATTTGGAGTAGTGCCGGAAAAAAATCCCAACGTATTTCTCTCTGGCAGCATTATGTCCGATTATACCAAAAAAAATTGGGATTGGGGTTATGGAATTGACACGTGGATAAATCTTGGTGCAAGTTCAAGTGTAATTGTTCCGCAAGCATATATAAAGGCGAAATACAAACGTTTTGAAATTCTTGGAGGAAGGGAAAAACAAATTATTGGAATCGTTGGCGATTCATCGTTGACCAGCGGGTCGTACATTCAGTCAGGGAATAGTATACCTATTCCTATGATCCAAATTGGTTTCACTAACTATGTTCCTTTACTTAAAGGATTGGTTGCCTTTAAGGGCTTTATCAATCACGGATGGTTTGATGCCAATGCAGTTGTGCGAAATCATTACTCGCATCAGAAAGCGTTTTATTTAAGGTTCGGAAAAGACAAATGGCCAGTGGCAATTTCCGGTGGATTCAATCATAATGTGCAATGGGGCGGTACTGTGATAACATCTAACCGATGGACTGTTGGCAAAAAAAATCCCCAAGACTGGATTGACTATTGGTATGTATTTACCGGCAAAAGCATTCCTACCTTTGGCTACGTTGATCCCACAAAATATGACTTAATAGACAGGGGTAACCGGGTAGGTAATCATCTTGGTTCTATTGATGTTGCCCTGGAAATACGATCGGCAGATTGGAATCTGATGTTTTACCGACAATCGTTTTATGATGATGGCTCTTTGTATCAAAAAGCGAACATCCGCGATGGCCTGAATGGTGTCACCCTCAAGCTTCGTAAACCAAGTTCGTCAAAGATTTATCTTAGGTCTCTTCTTTTCGAATATTTATATACTGTAAGCCAGGGTGGCAACAGCTTCGATCTGGACGGTGGGCCAAGAGGAAGAGATAATTATCTTAACCACACTCAATTCGAAGGATGGGTCTATCAGGAAAATACAATCGGCACTCCCTTTATCACTCCAAAGATTGCTACACGACAAGATCTGCCACAACCATCAGTATATTTCTTTTCTAACAATAATAGGGTAAAAGTCTTTCATGCGGGTATTGCTGGCCAAGTCAACCAAGTGAGTGTCGTTGCGAAAGTATCATACTCTAAGAATCTGGGAATTTATGATCGCCCTTTTCCGGAAGGTATAAATCAAACTTCTGCCATGCTTGATCTAAATTTCCCTCTTCGATTAGGTACAATGCGAAATCTTAATGGAAAGATTGTGCTTGCATCAGACATTGGTAAATTATACAAAAACTCTACCGGCGTAAGTATTAGCGTTATTAAAAGGGGATTTCTTTGA
- a CDS encoding glycosyltransferase yields MKILRVIPSMDPSIGGPCQGIRNSIPELTKLGIENEVVCMDAQDADYLGMDSFPIKALGPSKGPWGYCEKLIPHLVSNFHLYNIVIIHGLWQYHSYAVNKAAAIYKKKFPNKATPIIYVMPHGMLDPWFQKAKERRIKAIRNYFFWKFFESDVVNNSDGVLFTCLEELRLARRPFRPYRPKKEINVGYGIIAPPAYTTDMDIAFRSACPTLGDDAYLLFLSRIDQKKGVDLLIKAYLLLKQKGISLPKLVIAGPGMETSYGDQLLVLASNTTDILFPGMLRGNAKWGAFYGCEAFILPSHQENFGIAVVEAMACEKPVLISNQINIWREIDAGKGGMIEPDNASGAASLIMRWVALSGAEKQIMGKNASNTFQELFTTEKAAKQMFQQILQPAKTTNKLS; encoded by the coding sequence ATGAAAATACTAAGAGTTATACCCAGTATGGATCCTTCTATTGGAGGCCCGTGCCAAGGAATCAGGAATTCGATTCCCGAGCTTACAAAGTTGGGTATTGAAAATGAGGTGGTTTGTATGGATGCTCAAGATGCCGATTATTTAGGAATGGATTCATTCCCTATTAAGGCATTGGGCCCATCCAAAGGACCATGGGGTTATTGCGAAAAGCTCATTCCACATTTAGTATCAAATTTTCACCTTTACAACATTGTCATTATCCATGGTCTTTGGCAATATCATAGCTATGCCGTTAACAAAGCCGCCGCTATCTACAAGAAAAAATTTCCTAACAAGGCCACTCCTATTATTTATGTAATGCCACATGGCATGCTCGATCCATGGTTTCAAAAAGCCAAAGAACGGCGGATCAAAGCAATAAGGAACTATTTTTTCTGGAAGTTCTTTGAAAGCGATGTGGTCAATAATTCGGATGGCGTGTTATTTACCTGTTTGGAGGAATTACGACTTGCCAGGCGTCCATTCAGACCATATCGTCCAAAAAAAGAAATTAATGTTGGATACGGGATCATTGCTCCGCCAGCATACACAACCGATATGGACATCGCATTCCGGAGTGCTTGCCCTACTTTGGGGGACGATGCGTATTTGCTATTCCTAAGCAGGATCGACCAGAAAAAGGGTGTTGACTTACTTATCAAGGCCTACTTATTATTAAAACAAAAAGGAATATCATTACCAAAGCTGGTCATTGCAGGACCTGGAATGGAGACATCTTACGGAGATCAACTTCTAGTCCTGGCTTCAAATACCACTGATATACTATTTCCGGGAATGCTGCGCGGAAATGCCAAATGGGGAGCATTTTACGGTTGCGAAGCATTTATTCTGCCAAGTCATCAGGAAAATTTTGGGATTGCCGTGGTTGAAGCAATGGCTTGTGAGAAGCCTGTCCTCATTTCTAATCAAATTAATATCTGGCGTGAAATAGACGCAGGAAAAGGAGGAATGATTGAGCCCGATAATGCATCCGGAGCCGCAAGTCTTATTATGCGTTGGGTTGCGCTATCGGGTGCTGAAAAGCAAATAATGGGTAAAAATGCTTCAAATACTTTTCAAGAACTTTTTACTACTGAAAAGGCTGCAAAACAAATGTTTCAGCAAATCCTGCAACCAGCTAAAACAACGAATAAGTTATCATGA